The stretch of DNA ATTGGATGCTACCCATTTCAGTGCTAACTGTTGATCCTTTAATCCAAAATTTCCCTTAACTGCTTCATCACCGGAGCAAAGAAACCCAAATGTTCCTAATCTGTAATTGAGTGTCACCAGAATCACCTCTCCGTTGTCCATAAAATATTCCGGACTGAAGTAATCAGGACTAGAGGAAAATGATGTGAGACCTCCTCCATGGATAAAAACAATAACTGGATAATTTAGTTTATCTTTCTGGTATTTAGGACGGTAGACATTGAGATAGAGGCAATCTTCTGAGCCTAGAATTGGTCTGGTAAAAACATATACATTGCGTTGTGTACAGTCACTTCTGGGATATGTAGCATCCCAGTATCCTTCCCATCCTCTATGGGGTAAAGGATTTTCGAATCTTAACTTTCCTACTGGAGATTCTGCATACGGGATACCATAGAAAGCTTCATATGGATTTTTTCGACCAGGTTCAGTTTTTCCACGAACACATCCTGCTTTGGAGCAAACTTCCACATCCTTCAATATACATATaggcattaaaaaaaactcttcagtTACGcaacttaagaaatttttctttaggatTTCTCTAATTGCACCAAAtataacaaataaataatcttAACCTTGAATAATATCTTTCTTTagtttcataaaatattaaactaaTTAAGGAACAATTAAGGATTTACTTACTTCCCCTTTTATGTATTGCGGAACTTTAAAGCTTTCCTGTTGctgattttcttgtttttgtcCAAGTGGATCATTCAAATTGCAAAGATGATCTGTCTCATTAGTAGAGCACTTAACTGGATAGTCATCATGAACAATTCTTAATGAAACTGTGTTGAAAATTACTAATAAAACTATTAACTTAagcatttcaaattaaaaatataattttttgtaaagttaatattttatttccagtTGAACTTCTTTCTTGAACTTTCAGACCGTGACTGAAATGAACGCACACACTATACACATTTGGAACTTATATTGGCATTAGGACATCCCCAGTCAATTTTAGTGAAAAGCAAggtggggaaaatttttctttaaagcaCACAAAACCTTTTCAATGACAACAGGTAAAAGTGCTATATGTAAGTAtgtaaatgtttttccaaatGTAATAATtgatttcataattttattctaaagtaATAAACAGTGTAAATTTTGTATAACatgcttttaattattttcgtaAAACAGGTAAAACATATAATACAAACATAAAGAACAgtaattaattacttttttcaaattatttattaaacattaaaaagaatcacagctaaaatgatctattaaaattattcataccTCGATTAATTTGATTCCAGAACTTTACCATTCCCACATTAATTTTGTCCGAAACGGAAATAATAACTGAATCTGAACCGTGTTTACTTAATCTTTCAAATACCTGGCGATCACAGAATGGATTTTTTGTATAAAGAGTATGAAGAGTACAATGTTTAAAAGACGCCCACGTTTTGACTTCTCCTCGAGCAGCAAAATGTGTGAAAGTTTTAACATAAGTATCAGCCATTAATCCTTCAGGGGTGTTGGCATTGAATATAGGAAAGAACGCGCTCGTAGTAAAAAGATAAAGTAAATCATCATGATGACTTACACCTAGATTTATATCGACTCCAGTTGTTATTGGCACGAATGTGTATGGGCTctgaaaatttgcagaaaagattattataaaatttattaaaataaaaatttaaaattcaaacctTGAATGCAAATTCGTATATGAAAACTGGACTTTTGTGTGCATATTTGAGGAACTGATTAACTAACGTAATCATAGGATAAACCATAGATCTGTCTTCAACCATCTGTAAATTGAATCAGAATTATAGCACTAACTCAGTTTCTTTTAAACGTGGATATTGTACCTGATAGTAAGACGCGACATTACTCTTGTCTATGTATTCTTTTCCAAGGTAGTATTTCAGAACTTCTCCCACGTTTTTTGGATCTAAATCCAATTGAATTGGAAGGAAGCTGTAGATATTGTCATTAAATAAATCCAGTCGTGTTTGGTTGGTTGTTAATGGTGCAACAATAGTTCCTTCATCTACTGTTGTTCCAATTAAAATGGGTTTCGGTGTATATCTCCCTTCTGCCCAAATTTTTCGTGGATCATCTTTGAGAAAAGCCCCATCCCAGTCCCCTTCTATGCAAGGACGCAGTGGTATTGGGGGTGTTAGTGGAAGAGTAAAATGCAGATCAAGAGCTTTGACGAGACTAATGGGGtctaacatttttaatttatgtttcaATTGATACGACGGTGCAGTATCCCACCCTTCTAAGCCCGTATATTTAGCACTTAAACGAAATCTCAATGCCGAGTCATATGAGAATCCCCAGTGGGATAGAGCAGATCCACTCATTAAAATAACACGATGAAATAGACctaagattaattaaatataagaaaattattataaaaatctatttgaagtattgaaataaaaattaattcttactAGACGAAACGGGATTCATCATATGCAAATGAGTCGATAAAGCTCCTGCTCCTTTTCCAAATAATGTTACCGAATGTGGATCACCACCGAAGTCATGTATATTTGCCGCTATCCACTTGAGAGCAAGTTGTTGATCCTTTAATCCAAAATTTCCCTTTACAGCTCCATCTCCTGAGCAAAGAAAACCAAACATTCCCAGTCGATAGTTGAGCGTTACTAGGATTACTTCTCCGTTatccataaaatattcaggACCAACTTCATCAGGACtagatgaagaagaaactaAGGATCCACCATGTAACCATACCATAACTGGAAGATTTTTTACATGCTTCAGTTGGCTAGGACGGTATACATTGAGATAGAGGCAGTCCTCAGATCCCAAAATGGGTTTTGTAtggattaaaatatttctctggaTGCAGGCACTTCTCGGATAAGTAGCATCCCAGTATCCCTTCCATCCTCTGTATGGAACGGGATTCTCAAATCTCAACTTCCCAACAGGGGGTTCTGCATACGGAATCCCGTAGAAAGCTTCATAAGGCATTTTTCTTCCATGCTCAACTTTCCCACGAACACATCCTGCTTTGGAACAAACCTCACATGCAGAATATGTTGACTTTAAagttaacaaaataaaattataatatattaaatgtTCTACGTCTAAAACTTTCtatagaaataaatatttctaatcACCTCAGAATATTTCGCACCAGAGTTATCAGATATTACAACAGACTGCTTGGACTGGAAGTAGTCCTTCTTTGCATGTGATGGATTGGAAAGAAGATAGTCAAGATAGTGATTTACTTTATAATTATGATATGGTATTGATTGCTTATCTCCAACAAAAGGATCAACTTTGTAATAGTGGTTGATACTTTCAGACAACACAGTAGTCACAGTAGCACAAAACACAATTAACTTAAACAtcataacaaaataaaacttatgaattaaaagaaattttatttaaacatttctcGTCAAGTTGATTTCGTAacactaattaaattttgttgtgAACTACCTGTTTTTATACCAACCATCCCCACACTTGAGGACATCCTGACTCCAGCAAATACTACAAAATACACAAAAGAcacaaaagctcaaaaatgattctttacaTGGTTCTAtcaatcattttatattatttgctTCCATGCAATATTAGTGTCGTGTCATGACATCATTTCATGTAGTTTTGCCCTAATAGCTACACtctacatatttttcatattaaaggTAAGAAAAGTCATGCACTGCGAATGTGAGTTATTCGGAAACAGGCGTCACaatattaaatgtaaataCATAAGAACttacttaaattattttcatgtttgatatttttttattcgtgttattttaaaaatttaagaacaaaatacattttggcaaaaaatagCGTTATATATCAAAGGTAAAGAAAGCTGGGGAAAACTGTTTTCACAGaacacttaaaaaataattaaatacaatGTAGTACTCGCATGCAATTGTGAAATCACTTCATGTAATTTCAAGTCTATAAATGCCCAAACTTTTAGTTCTAGAACACATAAAAACCGCAATACAtggcaatttttaaatttattaacctTAAGAAACGTTAGGTAAAAAAGACTATGAGCACGCGATGATTAACGGTTGATTAATGGTgcaatatctatataataaaaaaaggtctgtttgttggtaatcttcgtgtctgtacagctatacaaatctacaccgtttaaccgattgcgatgaaatttggtacagaggctccttatatcaggcgctttcgagtggccgtattcattttccccccaaagccccccttcaggtagcccccatataacagtcatgaattttttgcgaatttttgaatttggcgccggaaatgttgtatgaaaatgatttcttctctttgcgaatttttcttttgggattgataagtggccctaATCGCCCTAATCTACCTTTAAaccttcacaatttattttctttaaaatttgcgcgaagcgcaacaaatccccgcgaagcggggcgaggtaaattggagcgaagcgacaatttacctcgttcaTTAATAAAACTGAAAATGTATGCATATAGGTATACGTATagcattatatatatttttattatacatatgCTATTGATGGAATCGATGgataaatattaatgaaatttcgaaaaatttttcaataaaaatcttgattaatttaataaaataaaaaaaactaataatttttttcaataattttattcgataaaataattaatataaaagatGTTCCAGACACTCAACAAATCAATCtatggaaattttatataaattacataaacgatacatttttttatatatcaaGTCTATgtatcaaaagaaaacttattaaaacattttttactcTATATTGTCATATTAAGAATACTTTCCATCAACTTTATTCCAGAATTTCaccattttctcattaatttcatcTGAAACAGAGACTTTTACCGTATCCGGTCCATGCTTATCTAATCTCTTAAATATTTGACGATCACAGAAGGGTTTATTGGTGTGAATGTTACACGGTTCAAATGGTGCCCATTCCTTCACTTCTCCATGAGTTGCAAAGTGTACGAAAGTTTTAACAAAAGCTTCGGCCATTAAACCCTCCGGTGAATGTGGATCGAATGTTGGGAAATGCTCAGGCATATTGAAGAGGTAGAGTAGTTGATCGAAATGACTAACTCCTAAATTAATATCCAAACCCGTAGAGACTTCTACAAAGGTATGTGGGCCCTAGGAAtaatgtgaaggaaaaaatcgttaaactttcaaataattatAACAATTTCTTATTCACAAACCTTGAATCCCATTTCGTAGATGAAAATTGGACTCTTGTGtatgtttgcatttttaacgTGTTGATTAACGACTGTAATCACTGGGTGAACGAAGGTCCTATCTTCCATGagctatttaaaaaaaatatgtcaagatcgcaaaatatttagaataaaatgtaaatctcAAAACATACCTGATAATACGACCCaacatttttctcatcaatGTAATCTTTTCCAAGGTAGGATTTGATAACATCACCAACATATTTGGGATcgaaatcaaattgaattggaaGTAGTTTCTCAATATATTCATTGTATATGTGCAACCGTGTGTGATTGGTTGTTATTGGGGCTGCTAAGGTTCCATCTTCAGATGTGGTTCCAATTAAAATAGGTTTCTGCGAATATTTCCCTTCTGCCCACAATTTTCGCGGATCTGCTTTGAGGAAAGCACCTTCCCAGTCATCTTCTATGCATGGACGCAGTGGCGCAAGAGGTGTtaatgtaaatgcaaaaagtCTATCAACACCCAAGACGAGACTTAGAGGatccaattttttaaaatgctgCGCAAGTTGATAAGTTGATGCAGAATCCCAATGATCTTCTCCAGTATATTTTGCACTTAAGCGGTATTTATGGGCCCAATCGTATGAAAATGCCCAATGTGATATAGCCGTTCCACTCATTAAAACAATGCGATGGAAAAGTTCTACGAGTAGTAAATAGagtaaatatataattattttttaccaAGTTTCcctgaatttcataaattaatttctcaccTGAAGAGACTGGATTCATCATATGCAAATGCGATGAAATAGCACCAGCTCCAATTCCCACCAATGTAACAGAATGTGGATCACCACCGAAAGCTTCAATGTTGGCTGCTATCCATTTGAGAGCAAGCTGCTGATCTTTCAATCCGAAGTTTCCTTTCACAGCCCCATCGCCTGAGCATAGGAAGCCAAACATACCCAATCGATAGTTGATCGTCACCAGAATTACTTCCCCGTTGTCCATTAAATACTCAGGACCATATACACGAGAACTAGATGATGAGGATAGGAAGGATCCACCGTGAATAAAGACCATAACTGGTAGATGCTTATGGGGACGTTTATGTGGACGATAGACATTGAGGTAGAGACAATCTTCGGAGCCTACAATTGGTTGCGTATGGATGTAAATGTTTCTCTGTGTGCAGTCACTCCTTTGGAAGGTGGCATCCCAATATCCCTTCCATCCTTTATGTGGAAGTGGATTTTCTAATCTAAGCTTTCCAACTGGTGGCTCAGCATAAGGGATTCCGTAGAAGGCGTCGTACGGATTTTTCCTTCCTGGCTCAACTTTTCCACGGATGCACCCGACTTTCGCACAAACCTTTGGTTTAGAGTGATCTGACTGTAAAGGAaatcaagaaataattttgttctatatttctaaaaggattttttttttaatttttgctaagTTAATTCACCTCTCTTGAATCATCTTCTCCAGATATGATGATAGAGTGCTTGTGATGTTTTTGTTCTTCTGATGAGTGCACAGGACTTGAATGGAAATGATCATCCTTTATATTGAAGCTTTGATAGGACGAAGAATGCTCATGTCCTCTTTTATGACCAGGATGTTCGGCAGCATGATGATGATCATCATGatgatggtggtggtggtgatcATAATTCCCAGACAGGACAGTTGTCACAATAGCACAGAACACAATTAACTTCAACATATCTGCTAAAACATATATCTTTAATCAATAGAATTTTCAGAGAAATCAAAAACTATATGCACAATAAccgggaattttctttctcaaatgtTTGAATTACAACTGAAGTGAATTTGGCGTGTGTAGAGTACTTTTATAGCAAGAACCCCATACTGGGGGAGCCTTGAAAGTGTACCCAACTCCATACAACAGCtggaaaaactaaaataatttttctaaattctataagaagtgaaaaatgttACGCATTGcaatatgtaatttattcattgaagaaaCATACAAAAAGAATGACTGCTTAAAACGAATAGAACGCACGCAATGTGTAGTACTTTCGATTAGTGGTgcaattcattcataaaattaaatatgaataaaatgttGTTGCTCTATTGGATATACCTACATTAAGTGCATTACAAGCTTCACTGAACAAAGTGgtagaaagctttttttttattttcagtacaatatgataaaaaaaactcccacaaATTCTTAGATTTTAGATAAAGAACTTTAATTGAAACTTCCCAATTTTACCTTTTGTTTGCaggtaatttttatttttgtaggAAAGCTTCGGCGGAAATGTTTGGGAATGCTACGCCGGGAAGCAGTGGaaagtatttaaaatgattgatGAATTGTACTGATTTCTAGATTTTTAATCGTCAGGGATTGTTTGCGAAACTCAGAGGTATTTTTTACCTTGATATGGTGTATGGGGAAAGAcctattttttatcaattaattcttattaaaacatttcttaCCTCGCTCCTTTTCCGAAGCCTTATACTAAATttccaagtttaaaaaaaatttcagaatatTATTTAGTGCATTTGAAGGATAAATTTTGGACTATATAGACGAAAATTATAAGTTAAAACATTTAGAATTTGTTACAAGAACAGTGTTCTTGTTACAGTACACACTTCCACGTTTCTGTTGAGATAAATTGATGCTGAGTATAGCATATTAATTAAGTTTTAACGTGAATTTGCTCCAACACCAATAATATCGGAAGCAAgatcataattttaataaaattatgagcTTGTTTACATTCagaatatttataattcttataccaactaatttaccaaaaacatttttttttgcatttggcaaaagctcacaaaagctCATTTATCTAAAGGATATATGTATAAGTATTTTTCTACTAAGCGTTCATAGATTCTTTATATAAAGCCATATCCTATGTGCATTGGAagtacaattaaaaaaaatattctttaaacttttttatccTAATTAAATGTGTCTATGGCTCTCACAGTGTAATGTGAGTGAATGATGACCTTATCAAAAGTGAAAAGTGGGgatcaataaaattcctaTGTGGCTTTCGCTGTATTGAGAACACCTCACAGTAAGTAGTGTATTTTGCAAGATGAGGAAGAAACCGGGGAGGAGTTGAGGGTCGACGAGGAAGATGCTCCCCAGagactctttttttcccttattGTCGACATGCGAGATAGAGAGGGGCATATTGGAATAcaattcaatgagaaaatcttGTGTCTTATTTAAAATCACGTACCGCTGTCTTGGTTTTGTGTTGTAagttgaaaagtttaattataGATTTGGTCCAACGAATGAGAATACACTGCGCGGCTACTAAATAAGGAGTGTAAGTATAAGTGAATGTGATAGAACTTCTCTTCGACGGGACTATAGCGCTCATCTTAGTTCGGGCGTCGCCTTTCTTTCAGTTGCTGTAGGCCTCTCGTGAATACTAGTCGTTACTCAGATCATCAGCAAAATGGTAAGTCTCCTTAGCAGTGAGAGTCTACAGCAAAGTTATCACATATATAAAGGAAATCAGGCATAAGGAATTAAAGGGATTACCGTGAATGTGAATAGGATCTTGTGAAGCAAGGTGCATTTAGTGGAATTATTTTGTGCGTAACaaggaataatttaatttcaaataggATCGTACGAGCTACTCAGGCAATTTTCAGTGAATTGTGCAATAGAAAAGGATTTAATCGAGGAAGATTTATTAATGATGGAAAATGTAACTTTCCATGCAAGAACGGATtcagtgaaaaagaaaagaagaagagaaggaATGTAATGTGATCAAATGCTATAT from Lutzomyia longipalpis isolate SR_M1_2022 chromosome 1, ASM2433408v1 encodes:
- the LOC129786695 gene encoding juvenile hormone esterase-like, giving the protein MLKLIVFCAIVTTVLSGNYDHHHHHHHDDHHHAAEHPGHKRGHEHSSSYQSFNIKDDHFHSSPVHSSEEQKHHKHSIIISGEDDSRESDHSKPKVCAKVGCIRGKVEPGRKNPYDAFYGIPYAEPPVGKLRLENPLPHKGWKGYWDATFQRSDCTQRNIYIHTQPIVGSEDCLYLNVYRPHKRPHKHLPVMVFIHGGSFLSSSSSSRVYGPEYLMDNGEVILVTINYRLGMFGFLCSGDGAVKGNFGLKDQQLALKWIAANIEAFGGDPHSVTLVGIGAGAISSHLHMMNPVSSELFHRIVLMSGTAISHWAFSYDWAHKYRLSAKYTGEDHWDSASTYQLAQHFKKLDPLSLVLGVDRLFAFTLTPLAPLRPCIEDDWEGAFLKADPRKLWAEGKYSQKPILIGTTSEDGTLAAPITTNHTRLHIYNEYIEKLLPIQFDFDPKYVGDVIKSYLGKDYIDEKNVGSYYQLMEDRTFVHPVITVVNQHVKNANIHKSPIFIYEMGFKGPHTFVEVSTGLDINLGVSHFDQLLYLFNMPEHFPTFDPHSPEGLMAEAFVKTFVHFATHGEVKEWAPFEPCNIHTNKPFCDRQIFKRLDKHGPDTYLLESGCPQVWGWLV
- the LOC129786624 gene encoding juvenile hormone esterase-like; this encodes MPYEAFYGIPYAEPPVGKLRFENPVPYRGWKGYWDATYPRSACIQRNILIHTKPILGSEDCLYLNVYRPSQLKHVKNLPVMVWLHGGSLVSSSSSPDEVGPEYFMDNGEVILVTLNYRLGMFGFLCSGDGAVKGNFGLKDQQLALKWIAANIHDFGGDPHSVTLFGKGAGALSTHLHMMNPVSSSLFHRVILMSGSALSHWGFSYDSALRFRLSAKYTGLEGWDTAPSYQLKHKLKMLDPISLVKALDLHFTLPLTPPIPLRPCIEGDWDGAFLKDDPRKIWAEGRYTPKPILIGTTVDEGTIVAPLTTNQTRLDLFNDNIYSFLPIQLDLDPKNSPYTFVPITTGVDINLGVSHHDDLLYLFTTSAFFPIFNANTPEGLMADTYVKTFTHFAARGEVKTYLKD